One part of the Oceanihabitans sp. IOP_32 genome encodes these proteins:
- a CDS encoding nucleoside deaminase: protein MLQPFDDNYFMKKALQEAETAFEKGEIPVGAIIVIDNKIIARGHNLTETLTDVTAHAEMQAITAAANYLGGKYLQKCTLYVTLEPCQMCAGALYWSQISNIVYGARDMERGCINLNTKLHPKTTIKGGVLADEASDLLKRFFIEKRNLN from the coding sequence ATGTTACAACCTTTTGACGATAATTATTTTATGAAAAAAGCACTTCAGGAAGCTGAAACTGCTTTTGAAAAAGGCGAAATCCCCGTGGGCGCTATAATTGTTATTGATAACAAAATTATAGCTCGTGGCCATAACCTTACCGAAACCTTAACCGATGTTACCGCCCATGCCGAAATGCAAGCTATTACTGCTGCTGCGAATTATTTGGGAGGCAAATACCTTCAAAAATGCACGTTGTATGTCACTCTAGAACCTTGCCAAATGTGTGCTGGAGCTTTGTATTGGAGTCAGATTTCTAATATTGTTTATGGTGCAAGAGATATGGAGCGTGGCTGTATAAATTTAAACACAAAACTGCATCCTAAAACCACTATAAAAGGTGGTGTTTTAGCTGATGAGGCTTCTGACTTATTAAAACGTTTTTTTATTGAAAAACGGAATTTGAATTGA
- a CDS encoding chloride channel protein produces MRATSKNILRKFLIWKYKYISERQFVYILSILVGFLAGMGTVLLKNFVHYIQLLFELDFFNDYQNSLYFIFPIIGLFLVYVIKQIWLKKHIGHGISSTLYAISKLDGIIPRYNIYAALITAPLTAGFGGSVGLQGPAVSVGAALGSNAARLFHMNTKTRMLLIGCAVAGAMSSMFQAPIAAIIFAIEVFSLEIALVSLVPLLLASVSAVITSYMFLGTDVLLRFELLDKFEINDIVFYAIFGLVTALASVYFSKVFFAITNFFNQFESRAKRLLIGGLAIGVLLYFIPPLYGEGYGIINNLLKGDHIAAIGKTPFNLDLSNVWVVIILLLGIAIFKAVAMTTTFGAGGVGGIFIPTLVMGSALGHVYAKIVNNIGLGFHISESNFTLIGMTGLMAGVLHAPLTAIFLIAEITGGYELFVPLMIVSATSFAITKYYVSHSVYTLRLAQRGELMTHDKDQNILMVLDIDKVIETNFIILKPDMKLGEIVNAAVAKSSRNHFPVVNDKHEFLGVVRLDDIRHIMFNREFYDTVDAASLMRADVGVIDYNLDSMQVIMHKFKTSGAWNLPVIKEGKYFGYISKSKLLSAYRAQLINFTA; encoded by the coding sequence ATGCGCGCTACCAGTAAAAATATATTGCGGAAATTCTTAATTTGGAAATACAAATATATCTCCGAGCGGCAGTTTGTTTATATACTTAGTATTTTAGTGGGGTTTTTAGCGGGCATGGGAACCGTGTTATTAAAAAACTTTGTGCACTACATCCAGCTGCTTTTCGAATTGGATTTCTTTAACGATTACCAGAATTCGCTGTATTTTATTTTTCCCATTATTGGGCTATTTCTAGTTTATGTTATCAAACAAATATGGCTTAAAAAACACATTGGTCACGGTATTTCTTCCACCTTATATGCTATTTCAAAATTAGATGGCATAATTCCTAGATACAATATTTATGCAGCCTTAATTACGGCGCCTTTAACGGCTGGTTTTGGGGGCTCTGTGGGTTTGCAAGGGCCTGCGGTTAGCGTAGGAGCCGCCTTGGGTTCTAATGCGGCGCGTTTGTTTCACATGAATACCAAAACCAGAATGTTATTAATTGGTTGCGCTGTTGCCGGTGCCATGTCGTCTATGTTTCAAGCCCCTATTGCGGCTATTATTTTCGCCATAGAAGTGTTTAGCTTAGAAATCGCTTTGGTGTCTTTGGTGCCCTTATTATTGGCATCAGTATCGGCTGTTATCACATCTTATATGTTTTTAGGAACCGATGTTTTACTTCGGTTTGAATTGTTAGACAAATTTGAAATTAACGACATCGTATTCTACGCCATTTTCGGTTTAGTTACCGCCTTAGCTTCTGTATATTTTTCTAAAGTATTCTTTGCCATAACGAACTTTTTTAATCAATTTGAAAGTCGTGCGAAAAGACTACTTATTGGTGGTCTGGCTATTGGTGTTTTGCTTTATTTTATACCACCACTTTACGGAGAAGGCTATGGTATTATAAATAACCTTTTAAAAGGCGATCATATAGCAGCAATAGGTAAAACACCGTTTAATTTAGATTTGTCTAACGTTTGGGTGGTTATCATTTTATTACTGGGTATTGCTATCTTTAAGGCTGTGGCCATGACCACTACTTTTGGCGCAGGTGGCGTAGGTGGTATTTTTATCCCAACCCTAGTTATGGGTAGTGCTTTGGGTCATGTTTATGCCAAGATTGTAAATAATATTGGCCTAGGGTTTCACATATCAGAATCTAATTTTACCTTAATTGGAATGACGGGCTTAATGGCTGGTGTGTTACATGCACCACTAACTGCCATTTTCCTTATAGCCGAAATTACTGGAGGTTATGAGCTGTTCGTACCGTTAATGATTGTGTCTGCCACTTCTTTTGCTATTACAAAGTACTACGTGTCGCATTCTGTTTATACCTTAAGACTTGCCCAGCGTGGCGAACTTATGACCCATGATAAAGATCAAAATATTTTAATGGTCTTAGATATTGATAAAGTTATTGAAACCAATTTTATAATTTTAAAACCCGATATGAAATTGGGCGAAATAGTAAATGCGGCAGTTGCTAAATCTTCGCGTAATCATTTTCCTGTAGTAAACGATAAGCATGAGTTTTTGGGTGTTGTACGACTCGATGACATAAGGCATATTATGTTTAATAGAGAGTTTTACGATACGGTTGACGCTGCAAGCCTAATGCGGGCCGATGTGGGTGTAATTGATTATAATCTGGACTCTATGCAGGTTATTATGCATAAATTTAAAACCAGTGGCGCTTGGAATTTACCTGTAATTAAAGAAGGAAAATATTTTGGTTATATTTCCAAATCAAAACTACTGTCGGCCTACAGAGCGCAATTAATTAACTTTACGGCTTAA